One region of Arvicola amphibius chromosome 3, mArvAmp1.2, whole genome shotgun sequence genomic DNA includes:
- the Elp6 gene encoding elongator complex protein 6: protein MFPELNNLLSTTPDKTEQGKLTLLCDARTDGSFLVHHFLSFYLKANCKVCFVALVQSFSHYNIVGQKLGVNLTAARESGQLVFLEGLRSTVDIFFHTPEEPQPLQFLREASAGNLQTLYEFVQDTLKPVDSGETPWKYPVLLVDNLSVLLSLGLGAVAVLDFMQYCRATVCCKWKGNVVALVHDNIDAEDEENDILLNGLSHQSHLVLRAEGLATGFCKDVHGQLRIFWRRPSQPTTQRDRSLTYQYKIQDKNVSFFAKGMSPAIL, encoded by the exons ATGTTCCCGGAACTCAATAACCTTCTCAGCACCACCCCAGACAAGACGGAACAG GGGAAACTGACTCTGCTTTGTGATGCCAGGACCGATGGCAGCTTCCTTGTgcatcatttcctttccttctacctCAAAG ccAACTGTAAAGTGTGCTTTGTGGCGCTCGTCCAGTCCTTCAGCCACTATAACATTGTGGGGCAGAAGCTG GGTGTCAACCTGACAGCAGCACGGGAAAGCGGGCAGCTTGTGTTCCTGGAGGGCCTTAGGTCCACAGTGGACATCTTCTTCCACACTCCGGAGGAGCCTCAACCCCTGCAGTTTCTCAG GGAGGCCAGCGCAGGGAACCTCCAGACACTGTATGAGTTTGTACAGGACACCCTGAAGCCCGTGGACAGTGGGGAGACTCCGTGGAAGTACCCAGTGCTGTTGGTGGACAATCTCAGTGTGCTGCTGAGCCTGGGCCTGGGGGCAGTTGCTGTGCTGGACTTCATGCAGTACTGCAGAGCCACGGTTTGCTGCAAATGGAAG GGGAATGTGGTCGCCCTTGTGCATGACAACATAGATGCTGAGGATGAGGAGAACGACATTCTGCTGAATGGTCTTAGTCATCAAAGCCACCTGGTCCTGCGGGCTGAGGGCCTGGCCACTGGGTTCTGCAAGGATGTGCATGGACAG CTGAGGATCTTCTGGAGGAGGCCATCGCAGCCCACAACCCAGCGGGATCGAAGCCTCACTTACCAATACAAGATACAGGATAAAAATGTGTCCTTTTTTGCCAAGGGAATGTCTCCTGCTATTCTGTGA